In Methanobacterium paludis, the following proteins share a genomic window:
- a CDS encoding NAD(P)H-binding protein, with the protein MQSRYSRQIILQNIKEEGQKKLLSSSVAIVGCGALGTVVANNLARAGVGKISIIDRDFVELNNLQRQLLFDENDVGAPKAVAAAEKINAINSEIEADPVVKDLNYSNVEELLKGFDLVLDGTDNIQTRMLVNDVCVKNGIPWIYTGAIGTSGMMMNILPGKACLRCLYPGVPKPGSLPTCDTMGVLNTATSIMGSMESTEAIKIILGEYDGNEKTSSTLVVYDAWNHSLDNILVKKNDKCKCCVEEDFDYLISDEREIITSLCGRNAVQITPADPKELSLKNLADNLEKLGSVKCTDFIMLFKTDEIEISLFKDGRAIIKGTNDEKVARSIYARYIGT; encoded by the coding sequence ATGCAGAGCAGGTACTCACGACAGATAATATTACAAAATATCAAAGAAGAAGGTCAAAAAAAGCTTTTAAGCAGTAGTGTAGCAATAGTTGGGTGTGGAGCCCTTGGAACAGTTGTTGCAAACAACCTTGCAAGAGCAGGAGTTGGCAAAATATCAATAATAGACAGGGATTTTGTAGAATTGAACAACCTTCAAAGACAGCTGCTTTTTGACGAAAACGATGTGGGAGCCCCTAAAGCCGTGGCTGCGGCAGAAAAGATTAATGCAATAAACTCTGAGATTGAGGCAGATCCTGTTGTAAAAGACTTAAATTATAGTAATGTTGAAGAACTTTTAAAAGGATTTGATCTGGTACTTGACGGTACAGACAACATACAGACCAGAATGCTTGTAAATGACGTCTGCGTTAAAAATGGAATTCCATGGATATACACAGGAGCAATAGGAACCTCAGGAATGATGATGAATATCCTGCCAGGCAAAGCATGCTTAAGATGCCTCTACCCCGGCGTTCCAAAGCCGGGTTCACTTCCAACTTGCGACACCATGGGAGTTTTAAACACAGCTACTTCGATCATGGGTTCAATGGAGAGCACAGAAGCCATAAAAATAATCTTAGGCGAATACGATGGAAATGAAAAGACATCGAGCACTTTAGTTGTATACGATGCCTGGAACCATTCTTTAGACAATATACTTGTCAAGAAAAACGATAAATGCAAATGTTGTGTTGAAGAAGACTTTGATTACCTGATTTCTGATGAAAGGGAGATTATAACATCACTATGTGGAAGAAATGCAGTACAGATAACACCTGCAGACCCTAAAGAGCTTTCATTGAAAAATTTAGCAGATAACCTTGAAAAATTGGGTAGTGTTAAATGTACAGATTTCATAATGCTCTTCAAAACAGATGAGATCGAAATATCATTATTTAAGGATGGAAGGGCAATAATAAAAGGCACCAATGATGAAAAAGTTGCAAGATCGATCTATGCGAGGTACATAGGAACATGA
- the hdrC gene encoding ferredoxin:CoB-CoM heterodisulfide reductase subunit HdrC, with protein MNVIKLEREPKKESSDLAHEVLNNLKASPDLGLFKCVQCGMCTSTCPAARHSDYDPREMVKRVLENDLSVVSDDKIWNCFYCYTCHSICPSGNSASEVNQILRQKAIKEGHGARKITSFVAYGDSFLEFGIGSIPNDFFDTLIKDFGMEYLDLKVNLDDIRSDLGLGNYILTGDSIKEVGDILKGTGFKDRLEKIRECKNKDSKSSEDKKDNE; from the coding sequence ATGAATGTTATCAAACTTGAAAGAGAACCCAAAAAAGAGTCTTCAGATCTGGCCCACGAGGTTTTAAATAATCTAAAGGCATCCCCAGACCTGGGATTATTCAAATGTGTTCAGTGCGGCATGTGCACATCCACATGTCCAGCAGCAAGGCACAGCGACTATGATCCAAGAGAAATGGTTAAAAGAGTCCTTGAAAATGACCTGAGCGTTGTATCAGATGATAAAATATGGAACTGCTTCTACTGTTACACATGTCACAGCATATGCCCTTCAGGAAACAGTGCATCTGAAGTAAATCAGATTTTAAGGCAGAAAGCAATCAAGGAAGGACACGGAGCTAGAAAAATAACATCCTTTGTAGCCTACGGAGACAGCTTCCTGGAATTTGGAATAGGATCCATACCCAACGATTTCTTTGACACCCTCATAAAGGATTTTGGAATGGAATATCTGGACTTGAAGGTGAATCTTGATGATATACGCTCTGACCTCGGACTTGGAAACTACATATTAACTGGAGATTCCATTAAAGAAGTTGGAGATATATTAAAGGGAACCGGATTTAAAGATAGGCTTGAGAAGATAAGAGAATGTAAAAATAAGGATTCAAAGTCATCTGAAGATAAAAAGGATAATGAATGA
- the hdrB gene encoding ferredoxin:CoB-CoM heterodisulfide reductase subunit HdrB, translated as MKKIPDKEILLFKSCLVNVEYPGIESSTRYIFDKLGVDYHVDDRQSCCTGLGHYYDLFDQLSTTALAARNFHIAEETKHQNIAVMCATCYAILKKSADILNENEDARNEINGILKDSGLEEMEYEEGSVDPRLNIFHVAEILFNKKEEISPLVKVDFSKFKVASHHACHYCKVHYKDTIEGVRDPTLIDGLAKACGVETIGWYDHKRVTCGAGFRQRFTNKDLSLSVTAEKLQTLQDKGVDILLHMCPNCQMQFDRYQPYIEKELGTELNIFHLNISQFIALAFGADPYKVVGVQTHTVPLEPLLKRLNIPANQKENNKEELKIKK; from the coding sequence ATGAAGAAAATACCTGATAAGGAAATTTTACTCTTCAAAAGCTGTCTTGTGAATGTGGAATACCCTGGTATTGAATCGTCCACACGCTACATATTCGACAAATTGGGAGTGGATTACCACGTTGACGATAGACAGTCATGCTGTACCGGCCTCGGCCATTACTACGACCTTTTTGACCAGCTTTCAACCACAGCACTTGCAGCCCGTAACTTCCACATAGCAGAGGAAACAAAGCACCAGAACATAGCTGTGATGTGTGCAACCTGCTACGCAATTTTGAAAAAATCTGCAGACATCCTAAACGAGAATGAAGATGCACGAAATGAGATAAACGGTATCTTAAAGGATTCTGGACTTGAAGAAATGGAATATGAAGAAGGAAGTGTTGATCCACGCTTGAACATATTCCATGTTGCGGAAATTTTATTTAACAAGAAAGAAGAAATTTCTCCCCTTGTTAAGGTGGATTTCTCAAAGTTCAAAGTGGCATCCCACCATGCCTGCCACTACTGCAAGGTACACTACAAAGACACCATAGAAGGTGTGAGAGACCCAACCCTTATAGACGGACTTGCAAAGGCATGCGGGGTTGAAACAATAGGATGGTACGACCATAAAAGGGTCACATGCGGTGCAGGATTCAGACAGAGATTCACAAACAAGGATCTATCACTCTCGGTCACAGCAGAAAAACTCCAGACACTTCAAGATAAAGGGGTGGATATACTACTTCACATGTGTCCGAACTGCCAGATGCAGTTTGACCGTTACCAGCCCTACATTGAAAAGGAACTTGGAACTGAGTTAAACATTTTTCACCTGAACATTTCCCAGTTCATTGCACTGGCATTTGGAGCAGACCCTTACAAAGTGGTGGGTGTCCAGACACACACAGTTCCACTGGAACCACTACTTAAAAGATTAAACATACCAGCTAATCAAAAGGAAAATAATAAGGAAGAACTTAAAATAAAAAAATAA
- the hdrA gene encoding ferredoxin:CoB-CoM heterodisulfide reductase subunit HdrA — MSDHSFSHVSPKSEPKVGVFVCHCGGNISDTVDMERLRSSTNATVVEEFENLCSINGRKLIRDSIIQENLDRIVVAACSPITHEKTFQNYINPLNPYLLEMANIREQCSWVHNDREKATDKAISLVNAAIEKVKYSQPLDPAVRKTPRTAAVIGGGISGITAALSLAKQGIKTCLIEKRPTIGGSMVKVGKVFSPEKLAEECAMCLLNPIVNEAVQHKNIKILTNTRLEKAERRSGNFNLLLETKPRHVLEDRCISCGNCAKVCPVEVADSWNEGMTIRKAIYKSFPQAVPDVYTIDEENCKRCGKCQEVCRMDAIDLSMEKEIVPLSVGSVIIATGHKTIDMEKRPEYGYSRYEDVITQMELARIMGVNGPTNGKLLKPSNGKIPKRVVMIQCVGSRDEKPGGRRYCSKVCCMVAMKHANIIKNHYPDTEVIICYTDIRTPGMYEKYYKYGQSNGVKLLRGRPGEVIDRDGTIIVRAEDTLQGTPVEIETDMVVLSTAMEPSNGTVEVSRKLNVGLTEELFVKEKHPKMKPVSTDVKGIYVCGTAQGPKDITDSIVQANAASSKVAELMNCGLEVEPFVAYRDNSKCDACGKCLDACYYKAIYIHGSSVSVDPISCKGCGACISECKNDAIEIRGQTDEQIFAMISGMLKNKKQGERRILAFLDNVGYVSADNMGINKVKCPDSIRIIKIPSINRLMPKHVLHAFREGADGIILGEYPDSPIHSKTEEKVKTLKVELAKNGIDPERLAFYKVYIPYFRGLANKFAKFDGEIRCLGS; from the coding sequence ATGAGCGATCATTCATTTTCACATGTTTCACCTAAATCAGAGCCCAAGGTCGGTGTTTTTGTATGCCACTGCGGAGGGAACATTTCAGATACCGTAGATATGGAAAGGCTTAGATCTTCTACAAACGCCACAGTTGTGGAAGAATTTGAAAATCTTTGTTCAATTAACGGACGTAAACTTATAAGGGACAGCATAATACAAGAAAATTTGGACCGTATTGTGGTTGCTGCATGTTCACCCATAACCCACGAAAAGACTTTCCAAAATTATATAAACCCTTTAAACCCTTATCTCCTTGAGATGGCCAACATAAGGGAACAGTGTTCATGGGTACATAACGATAGGGAAAAGGCAACGGACAAAGCCATTTCACTGGTTAACGCAGCCATTGAAAAGGTTAAATATTCCCAACCTCTGGACCCTGCAGTTCGAAAAACCCCAAGAACCGCTGCTGTAATAGGTGGTGGAATATCTGGTATAACTGCAGCCCTTTCTCTTGCAAAACAGGGCATAAAAACCTGTCTTATTGAGAAAAGGCCAACAATTGGCGGGTCAATGGTAAAGGTAGGTAAAGTTTTCTCCCCTGAGAAGCTTGCAGAGGAATGTGCAATGTGTCTTTTAAACCCCATTGTAAATGAGGCGGTGCAGCACAAAAATATTAAAATTCTCACCAACACCAGACTTGAAAAGGCAGAGAGAAGATCAGGAAATTTCAACCTCTTACTTGAGACGAAACCAAGACATGTACTGGAAGATAGGTGTATAAGCTGCGGAAACTGTGCCAAAGTATGCCCTGTTGAGGTGGCTGATTCATGGAATGAAGGAATGACCATAAGAAAGGCAATTTACAAATCGTTCCCCCAGGCAGTTCCAGATGTTTATACAATTGATGAAGAAAATTGTAAAAGATGTGGAAAATGCCAGGAAGTCTGCAGAATGGATGCAATAGACCTTTCCATGGAAAAAGAAATTGTACCTCTCAGTGTGGGTTCTGTAATAATAGCAACGGGCCACAAGACCATTGACATGGAAAAACGGCCAGAATATGGTTACAGCAGGTACGAGGATGTTATAACTCAAATGGAGCTTGCAAGGATCATGGGTGTCAACGGACCAACCAACGGAAAACTGCTAAAACCCTCCAATGGAAAAATTCCAAAACGCGTTGTAATGATACAGTGTGTAGGTTCAAGGGACGAAAAACCCGGAGGAAGAAGATACTGCTCCAAAGTCTGCTGCATGGTGGCCATGAAACATGCAAACATAATAAAAAACCATTATCCTGATACAGAAGTTATAATATGTTACACTGACATTAGAACTCCAGGAATGTACGAAAAGTACTACAAATACGGACAATCCAATGGAGTTAAACTTTTAAGGGGCAGACCCGGAGAAGTGATTGACAGAGACGGTACAATAATTGTTAGGGCAGAGGACACTCTTCAGGGAACACCAGTTGAGATAGAAACTGACATGGTAGTGCTTTCAACTGCAATGGAACCTTCAAATGGAACAGTTGAAGTTTCAAGGAAACTAAACGTTGGTTTAACAGAGGAACTTTTCGTCAAGGAAAAACATCCAAAGATGAAACCTGTAAGTACCGACGTTAAAGGTATATACGTCTGCGGTACTGCCCAGGGGCCTAAAGACATTACAGACAGTATTGTCCAGGCAAATGCAGCATCTTCAAAGGTTGCAGAGCTCATGAACTGTGGTTTGGAAGTTGAACCCTTTGTAGCATACAGGGATAATTCTAAATGTGATGCATGCGGCAAATGCCTGGATGCATGTTACTACAAGGCAATTTACATACACGGAAGTTCTGTATCTGTTGACCCCATATCCTGCAAAGGATGCGGTGCATGCATATCCGAATGCAAAAACGATGCCATAGAAATAAGGGGTCAGACAGATGAACAGATCTTTGCAATGATCTCAGGAATGTTAAAGAATAAAAAACAGGGTGAAAGGAGGATCCTGGCATTTCTCGATAATGTGGGATACGTTTCAGCAGATAATATGGGTATAAATAAGGTTAAATGTCCTGATTCAATTAGAATCATTAAAATTCCATCCATAAACCGGTTAATGCCAAAACATGTTCTCCACGCATTCAGGGAAGGTGCAGATGGTATAATTCTCGGGGAGTATCCTGATAGTCCGATTCATTCCAAAACGGAAGAAAAAGTGAAAACATTGAAAGTAGAGCTCGCTAAAAATGGAATAGATCCTGAAAGACTGGCCTTTTACAAGGTTTACATACCCTACTTCAGGGGTCTTGCCAACAAGTTCGCGAAATTTGATGGAGAAATAAGGTGTTTGGGAAGCTAA
- a CDS encoding dihydrofolate reductase family protein, with protein MNIVYIAVSLDGYIAGPDGDIKWLNTIPNENNSDHGFGEFIDSIDGIVMGRKTYEKVLEFNEWPYDKPVYVLTNTLDILSVELKNKAKIVSGKLKDILKDLNSRGLENLYIDGGVTIQSFLKEDLIDEMIISYVSLILGEGIPLFGEIKNQLNFKCEKIEYISPYLVKHWYKRVR; from the coding sequence ATGAACATCGTTTATATAGCAGTCAGTCTTGATGGATACATTGCAGGACCTGATGGAGATATTAAATGGCTTAATACCATCCCCAACGAAAACAACAGTGATCATGGTTTTGGTGAGTTTATTGATAGTATTGATGGCATAGTTATGGGCAGAAAAACCTATGAAAAAGTATTGGAATTTAATGAATGGCCCTATGATAAGCCAGTGTACGTTTTAACTAATACTTTAGATATATTATCTGTAGAATTAAAAAATAAAGCGAAAATAGTGAGTGGGAAATTAAAAGATATATTGAAAGACCTCAATTCAAGAGGATTGGAAAATTTGTATATTGACGGCGGAGTAACTATCCAATCATTCCTTAAAGAGGATTTAATTGATGAGATGATAATTTCTTATGTATCCTTAATATTAGGTGAAGGAATACCATTATTTGGAGAAATAAAAAATCAATTAAATTTTAAATGTGAAAAAATTGAGTATATAAGCCCTTACCTTGTGAAACATTGGTATAAAAGAGTTAGATAA
- the hisG gene encoding ATP phosphoribosyltransferase: MNKIVLGLPKGSLNNVNRGNTYQLFVDAGYEVRGYEPGNESNEINIMNDPEIKAFLTRPQGAAVELNREMIDIAIIGEDWVREESINSNGDPIKKIGDLDYGQTRLIVAVPNEAPYQSLTEFFRANRDRKKPILCFTEYPNLTRQHFMNNEGYKEVFGDDIPLVQVRGLRDGSNNQVQIINSDGATEVYIAKGADIIVDNTQTGNSLRKAGLRELETIMESSAGLYAGPSCTGEKEDKAQMMFEQLFGAVEARKYFDVKFNIFNQKVEEVKEFLLSNKFCSDEPTVVEGNKFSQVDVLIPKTKFPEMLSGIKGFGASAVIRENVKQYVK, from the coding sequence ATGAACAAAATAGTGCTCGGTCTCCCAAAAGGGAGTTTAAATAATGTAAATAGAGGAAATACCTACCAATTGTTTGTTGATGCAGGTTACGAAGTTAGGGGATATGAACCTGGCAATGAATCCAACGAAATCAATATAATGAACGACCCGGAAATAAAAGCATTTTTAACCAGACCTCAGGGTGCTGCAGTTGAATTGAATCGAGAAATGATCGATATTGCCATCATAGGTGAAGATTGGGTGAGAGAAGAGTCCATCAATAGTAACGGAGATCCAATAAAAAAGATCGGTGATCTGGATTACGGACAGACAAGATTGATCGTTGCAGTGCCAAATGAAGCTCCTTACCAGTCTCTCACAGAATTCTTCAGGGCAAATAGGGACAGGAAAAAACCAATATTGTGTTTCACAGAATATCCTAACCTGACAAGACAGCACTTCATGAACAATGAAGGGTACAAAGAAGTCTTCGGTGATGACATTCCACTTGTACAGGTAAGGGGTCTCCGTGATGGAAGTAACAATCAGGTGCAGATCATCAATTCCGACGGTGCAACTGAGGTTTACATTGCAAAGGGCGCCGACATAATTGTTGACAACACCCAGACCGGAAACAGCCTCAGAAAAGCAGGTTTAAGGGAACTTGAAACCATCATGGAATCCAGTGCAGGGCTTTATGCAGGTCCAAGTTGCACAGGTGAAAAAGAAGATAAAGCTCAGATGATGTTTGAACAGTTGTTCGGCGCTGTTGAAGCACGGAAGTACTTTGATGTGAAGTTCAACATCTTCAATCAGAAGGTTGAAGAGGTCAAAGAGTTCCTTCTATCCAATAAATTCTGTTCAGATGAGCCAACAGTGGTTGAGGGAAATAAATTTTCTCAGGTAGATGTTTTAATTCCTAAAACCAAGTTTCCAGAGATGTTAAGTGGAATAAAAGGTTTCGGTGCATCTGCAGTAATCCGGGAAAACGTAAAACAGTATGTGAAATAA
- a CDS encoding ABC transporter substrate-binding protein, with translation MKIGYLSTIYHTSFILKSDKFHFKSTNELGNIEWTLYPTGPAMMNAFKSGDIDMGYIGLPPVMIGISKGMKIKCVGGGHVEGTVMIAPESYGSFDELGDLKTVLKQFEGKSIGTPSSGSIHDVVIRSMVKEFDISIKNYPWADFIPDAIMGGEIGAGAGTPSLATVASMQFDSKVVIPPHQLWPYNPSYGIVVQEDLISKSPDFIINFLKSHEEACNLIRKEPERAAEIAASEMGVIDKDFVLKTYKISPRYCASLPEEYIKSTLDFIPVLRELGYMKKDLKEGDVFNLKFIEKIHKENAHY, from the coding sequence ATGAAGATTGGCTATTTATCAACCATTTACCACACATCATTCATCTTAAAAAGCGACAAATTCCATTTTAAAAGTACCAATGAACTTGGTAACATTGAATGGACTCTATACCCAACAGGCCCTGCCATGATGAATGCTTTCAAATCAGGAGACATTGATATGGGTTACATAGGCCTTCCACCCGTGATGATAGGCATTTCAAAGGGTATGAAGATCAAATGTGTTGGTGGAGGCCATGTAGAAGGCACTGTGATGATCGCACCAGAATCTTACGGTTCCTTCGATGAACTGGGCGATTTAAAAACTGTTTTAAAACAGTTTGAAGGTAAGTCAATTGGAACACCTTCCAGCGGATCCATTCACGATGTTGTAATCCGCAGTATGGTAAAAGAGTTTGATATATCCATCAAAAATTATCCATGGGCAGATTTCATACCTGATGCCATAATGGGCGGAGAAATAGGAGCTGGAGCTGGAACGCCCTCCCTTGCAACGGTTGCTTCAATGCAGTTTGATTCCAAGGTTGTAATTCCTCCACACCAACTCTGGCCATACAATCCAAGTTACGGAATAGTTGTTCAGGAAGATTTAATATCAAAATCCCCTGATTTTATAATTAATTTTTTAAAATCTCATGAAGAAGCCTGCAATCTGATAAGAAAAGAACCTGAACGCGCAGCAGAAATAGCAGCAAGTGAAATGGGCGTAATCGATAAAGATTTCGTCCTCAAAACTTACAAAATATCTCCAAGGTACTGTGCAAGTCTTCCAGAGGAGTATATAAAATCCACACTTGATTTTATCCCTGTTTTAAGGGAGTTGGGGTACATGAAAAAAGATTTAAAAGAAGGAGATGTTTTCAACCTCAAATTTATTGAAAAGATTCACAAGGAAAATGCACATTACTGA